In Stenotrophomonas sp. 610A2, one DNA window encodes the following:
- a CDS encoding (2Fe-2S)-binding protein: MYVCICNGVTDHQIREAALAGCDTVSELTMRTGCGSNCGSCLDMAAGLLEQARATRELPLPLLRAA; this comes from the coding sequence GTGTACGTTTGCATCTGCAATGGAGTTACCGATCACCAGATCCGTGAAGCCGCGCTTGCCGGATGTGACACGGTGTCCGAGCTGACCATGCGTACCGGCTGCGGCTCCAACTGCGGCTCCTGCCTGGACATGGCCGCCGGCCTGCTGGAGCAGGCCCGCGCTACCCGCGAGCTGCCGCTGCCCTTGCTACGGGCAGCCTGA
- the rpsI gene encoding 30S ribosomal protein S9, with translation MAITQNYGTGRRKSSTARVFLRKGTGKITVNGRPLDEFFGRETARMIVRQPLELTQNTESFDILVTAAGGGTTGQAGAIRLGIARALVEYDETLKSELRKAGFMTRDAREVERKKVGLHKARRATQFSKR, from the coding sequence ATGGCTATCACTCAAAACTACGGCACTGGCCGCCGCAAGTCCTCGACCGCCCGCGTGTTCCTGCGCAAGGGCACTGGCAAGATCACCGTCAATGGCCGTCCGCTGGACGAGTTCTTTGGCCGTGAGACCGCACGCATGATCGTGCGTCAGCCGCTGGAACTGACCCAGAACACCGAAAGCTTTGACATTCTTGTCACTGCTGCTGGTGGCGGCACCACCGGCCAGGCCGGTGCGATCCGTCTGGGCATCGCCCGTGCGCTGGTCGAATACGACGAAACCCTGAAGTCCGAGCTGCGCAAGGCTGGCTTCATGACCCGTGACGCCCGTGAAGTCGAGCGTAAGAAGGTCGGCCTGCACAAGGCACGTCGCGCCACCCAGTTCTCCAAGCGTTAA
- the rplM gene encoding 50S ribosomal protein L13 encodes MSTFTAKNETVQRDWYLVDAAGKTLGRLSTELARRLRGKHKPVYTPHVDTGDYLVVINADKIAVTGKKLKDKKYHRFTGYIGNLKTETLEQALERHPERVIETAVKGMLPKGPLGRQMYRKLKVYAGTEHPHAAQQPQVLDI; translated from the coding sequence ATGAGCACTTTCACTGCAAAGAACGAGACCGTCCAGCGCGACTGGTACCTCGTTGACGCCGCCGGCAAGACGCTGGGTCGTCTTTCCACCGAGCTGGCTCGCCGCCTGCGTGGCAAGCACAAGCCGGTTTACACCCCGCATGTTGACACCGGTGATTACCTGGTCGTCATCAATGCCGACAAGATTGCTGTTACCGGCAAGAAGCTGAAGGACAAGAAGTACCATCGCTTCACCGGTTACATCGGTAACCTGAAGACCGAAACCCTGGAGCAGGCGCTTGAGCGTCACCCGGAGCGCGTCATTGAGACCGCCGTGAAGGGCATGCTGCCGAAGGGCCCGCTGGGTCGTCAGATGTACCGCAAGCTCAAGGTCTATGCAGGCACTGAGCATCCGCACGCAGCACAGCAGCCGCAGGTTCTGGATATCTAA
- a CDS encoding RNA pyrophosphohydrolase — translation MIDPDGYRPNVGIVLMREDGQVFWARRVRRDGWQFPQGGMNTDETPVEAMYRELQEETGLLPEHVEVLGATPGWLRYRLPTRAIRHTEKQVCIGQKQVWFLLRLTGDEAHVRLDETDTPEFDHWRWVDFWYPVEHVVIFKRGVYARALRHLAPLARGIAGQGVQAMPASAQEAWMPGSSAGHDRPRKRPRRPGTWRGKKINND, via the coding sequence GTGATCGATCCGGACGGCTATCGACCGAACGTCGGCATAGTGCTGATGCGGGAAGACGGGCAGGTGTTCTGGGCACGACGTGTGCGCCGGGATGGCTGGCAGTTCCCGCAAGGTGGCATGAACACCGACGAAACCCCGGTCGAGGCCATGTATCGCGAATTGCAGGAAGAAACCGGCCTGCTGCCTGAACACGTCGAAGTCCTGGGAGCGACCCCCGGTTGGCTTCGCTACCGCCTGCCCACGCGGGCCATCCGCCATACCGAGAAGCAGGTCTGCATCGGCCAGAAGCAGGTCTGGTTCCTGCTGCGGCTGACCGGCGACGAGGCGCATGTACGTCTGGATGAAACCGACACGCCGGAGTTCGATCACTGGCGCTGGGTGGATTTCTGGTACCCGGTGGAGCATGTGGTGATCTTCAAGCGCGGCGTTTACGCACGCGCCTTGCGGCATTTGGCGCCGTTGGCGCGGGGTATAGCTGGCCAGGGCGTGCAGGCGATGCCTGCGTCCGCACAGGAGGCGTGGATGCCTGGCAGCAGTGCTGGCCACGACCGCCCGCGCAAGCGTCCGCGGCGCCCGGGAACCTGGCGCGGGAAGAAGATTAATAATGATTAA
- the coq7 gene encoding 2-polyprenyl-3-methyl-6-methoxy-1,4-benzoquinone monooxygenase: MITARVHTPLDHLLTEAQRALDTVFGNPPAARPNPAGDTPEVVLEPAEVRHAAGLMRINHVGEVCAQGLYFGQAAVARDPATRAHLLDAAQEETDHLSWCADRLRELDSRPSLFNPLWYAGSYTIGTLAGLRGDGWNLGFVVETERQVEAHLDEHLETLPPADQRSREILKVMKLDEARHAEHAEHAGARKLPFPIPSVMALASKAMKAVAYRM, translated from the coding sequence ATGATCACCGCCCGCGTACATACGCCGCTGGACCACCTGCTGACCGAAGCCCAACGCGCCCTGGATACGGTGTTCGGCAATCCGCCGGCCGCCCGCCCCAACCCGGCCGGTGACACACCCGAGGTGGTCCTGGAGCCAGCCGAAGTCCGCCACGCGGCCGGGCTGATGCGCATCAACCACGTCGGCGAGGTCTGTGCGCAGGGCCTGTACTTCGGCCAGGCCGCGGTCGCGCGTGACCCGGCCACGCGCGCGCACCTGCTCGACGCCGCGCAGGAAGAGACCGATCACCTGAGCTGGTGCGCGGACCGCCTGCGCGAACTGGACAGCCGCCCCAGCCTGTTCAACCCGCTCTGGTACGCCGGCAGCTACACCATCGGCACCCTGGCCGGCCTGCGCGGTGACGGCTGGAACCTGGGCTTCGTGGTGGAGACCGAGCGCCAGGTGGAAGCACACCTGGATGAGCACTTGGAGACCTTGCCGCCCGCCGACCAGCGCAGCCGCGAGATCCTCAAGGTGATGAAGCTCGACGAAGCACGCCACGCCGAGCACGCCGAACATGCTGGCGCGCGCAAGCTGCCGTTCCCGATCCCATCGGTAATGGCGCTCGCGTCCAAGGCAATGAAGGCCGTGGCCTACCGGATGTAA